One region of Oxalobacteraceae bacterium OTU3CAMAD1 genomic DNA includes:
- a CDS encoding YfhL family 4Fe-4S dicluster ferredoxin, protein MALMITDDCINCDVCEPECPNDAIYMGAEIYEINPDKCTECVGHFNEPQCQQVCPVSCIPFNPAWRETEEQLRAKYEHLQAAKA, encoded by the coding sequence ATGGCCTTAATGATCACCGACGACTGTATCAATTGCGACGTGTGCGAGCCCGAGTGCCCGAACGACGCGATCTACATGGGCGCGGAAATTTACGAAATCAATCCGGACAAGTGCACCGAGTGCGTCGGCCATTTCAATGAGCCGCAATGCCAGCAGGTCTGTCCGGTCAGCTGCATCCCCTTCAATCCCGCCTGGCGCGAGACCGAAGAGCAGCTGCGCGCCAAATACGAGCACCTGCAGGCCGCCAAGGCCTGA